A single region of the Gephyromycinifex aptenodytis genome encodes:
- a CDS encoding bifunctional RNase H/acid phosphatase yields the protein MSPRRLIVEADGGSRGNPGVAGYGALVRDETGRAVRELAAPLGKASNNVAEYTGLIVGLQAAREFADGQVVEVDVRLDSKLLVEQMSGRWKIKHADMARLAQQAREIVAELRQAGGSVSFTWIPRAQNKDADALSNEGMDGHHVDRRPEQSPSPGAEDEADEASELVPAPQPLPRGKRSPDMGEAMRIVLVRHGVTDFTTAGRLDGRGGRNPELSAEGLRQARAVGAGLRAFLGDTVSDARVITSQLARAAQTGAAIGAVIGLRPSVDPDWDEIDFGDWDGKLVSELMTSHGADLARLREDANFRAPGGESHADLRLRVQAAFDRLITDASGAAETIIVVTHRSPIGEVLAQVLGMAPVGTWRLGISPASITSIRRWNDGEMLVEFVNDTAHLR from the coding sequence GTGAGTCCGCGTCGGCTGATCGTCGAGGCCGACGGGGGATCGCGCGGTAACCCCGGCGTCGCCGGCTATGGGGCCCTGGTGCGTGACGAGACCGGCCGTGCCGTGCGCGAACTGGCCGCACCGCTGGGTAAGGCCAGTAACAACGTCGCCGAGTACACCGGGCTCATCGTGGGTCTGCAAGCTGCTCGCGAGTTCGCCGACGGGCAGGTTGTCGAGGTCGACGTGCGGCTGGACTCCAAGCTGCTCGTGGAACAGATGAGCGGTCGGTGGAAGATCAAACATGCCGACATGGCCCGGCTGGCGCAGCAGGCGCGCGAGATCGTCGCCGAGTTGAGGCAGGCCGGCGGAAGCGTCTCCTTCACCTGGATTCCACGGGCACAGAACAAGGACGCCGACGCGCTGTCCAATGAGGGCATGGATGGCCACCATGTCGACCGTCGGCCGGAGCAATCGCCATCCCCGGGCGCTGAGGATGAGGCCGACGAGGCGTCCGAACTGGTCCCGGCGCCGCAGCCGCTGCCGCGTGGTAAACGGAGCCCGGACATGGGCGAAGCGATGCGCATCGTCTTGGTTCGGCACGGGGTGACGGACTTCACCACCGCCGGGCGCCTGGACGGACGCGGCGGACGGAACCCGGAACTCAGCGCCGAGGGTCTGCGCCAGGCGCGCGCTGTCGGCGCGGGGTTGCGGGCCTTCCTCGGTGACACCGTCTCAGATGCCCGAGTGATCACCTCCCAGCTCGCTCGCGCGGCCCAGACGGGTGCCGCGATCGGCGCGGTCATCGGGCTGCGGCCAAGCGTCGACCCGGATTGGGACGAGATCGATTTCGGAGACTGGGACGGCAAACTCGTCTCTGAGCTCATGACCTCCCACGGTGCTGACCTTGCCCGGCTGCGCGAGGACGCTAACTTCCGGGCGCCCGGCGGGGAGTCCCACGCCGACCTGCGGCTGCGGGTGCAGGCCGCCTTCGATCGACTCATCACCGACGCCAGCGGCGCGGCCGAGACCATCATCGTGGTGACCCACCGTTCACCGATTGGTGAAGTTCTGGCCCAGGTGCTGGGGATGGCCCCGGTTGGGACCTGGCGGCTGGGCATTTCTCCCGCCTCCATCACCTCCATCCGACGCTGGAATGATGGGGAGATGCTGGTCGAGTTCGTCAATGACACCGCCCATCTTCGTTGA
- a CDS encoding SGNH/GDSL hydrolase family protein: MSAATPIREVMRNAPSPAPARHIGDCLDPVPGLRRRSVLLAGSAAALAALAGTLPSRLAGASPTRTPATKTTPAPAPASAPGQVPPTVAHTPPTPPASVLPLPERAPAKGEKAREPYTSGGIGRWQDSSGRSSTPEQDRAVAAASDGLFVLGDSVGTRLLPGLTQPSTRAIGWDVWNGRPTAPAIPTVRTLSQQNRLPRDILVVLGSNDVFDPHRFPADAAELVAALAGHRVFWVTPYVSRKRSPAADMRASALLGLALERLAAREPQVQLVPWFELIARKPSSYVDEFLIDGVHPSKAGVQALAELTAKVLNQTR, translated from the coding sequence ATGAGCGCCGCCACGCCGATCCGTGAAGTGATGCGCAACGCTCCCTCTCCCGCACCCGCCCGCCACATCGGGGATTGCCTCGACCCCGTCCCCGGCCTCCGGCGGCGTTCTGTGTTGCTCGCCGGCTCGGCCGCTGCCTTGGCCGCCCTCGCAGGCACGCTCCCTTCACGATTGGCCGGCGCCAGCCCGACCCGCACACCCGCCACTAAGACCACCCCGGCGCCTGCACCCGCCAGTGCGCCCGGGCAGGTTCCGCCGACGGTGGCCCACACTCCTCCAACGCCACCCGCGAGTGTGCTTCCGCTACCGGAGCGGGCCCCGGCCAAGGGCGAGAAAGCACGAGAGCCGTACACCTCTGGCGGAATCGGAAGGTGGCAGGACTCCAGCGGGCGAAGTTCCACCCCCGAGCAGGATCGCGCGGTCGCCGCAGCCTCCGACGGGCTGTTCGTACTGGGAGATTCAGTGGGGACCCGACTGTTGCCGGGGCTGACCCAGCCGTCGACCCGAGCGATCGGATGGGATGTCTGGAATGGCCGCCCCACCGCTCCAGCGATCCCTACAGTGCGCACCCTGTCCCAGCAAAACCGGCTTCCCCGCGACATCCTGGTCGTCCTGGGCAGCAACGACGTGTTCGATCCGCACCGGTTCCCGGCAGATGCAGCCGAGCTCGTGGCCGCTTTGGCGGGGCACCGGGTGTTCTGGGTGACGCCCTATGTCTCTCGCAAGCGCTCCCCCGCCGCTGACATGCGCGCGAGCGCGTTGCTCGGGTTGGCCTTGGAACGGCTCGCGGCGCGCGAACCGCAGGTGCAGCTGGTGCCCTGGTTCGAGCTCATCGCCCGCAAACCCTCCAGTTACGTCGATGAATTCCTCATCGACGGCGTCCACCCGAGCAAGGCCGGGGTGCAGGCTCTGGCCGAGCTGACCGCCAAGGTGCTCAACCAGACACGCTGA
- a CDS encoding YhgE/Pip domain-containing protein codes for MSFLPSMSSPELARFRNGWFSRVVLIALIAVPTLYGGLLTWSNRDVTTHLRGMPAAVVNEDELVNITTADGKKQPVMVGRLIAGELTTSTDPQNLDWNLTDAETAKKGLEDGTYYAVLTIPKDFSAAATSTADSDKARPATMELKTNDAVSYLAGNIAKSIGRVTAQQAGKSLSSQYLDRVYLGLNDVKSSLAKAGDGADKLADGSGELADGAAQLDDGAGSLTVGLSQLAKGADTLADGTDNLAGGVGALAGGAGQLRNGAGQVAQGNAALSDGLSTLSSATAALPKQTAQLAAGGRSVADGNKQLAQGTAALAQGLQAASASTGELPQQIAALAQGATQLNEGVQKLGGGGNALAPAAEKLATGAAQLRTGADGLTTGAAGLRTGAGDLAEGAQRLNAASTQATSGVRELAAGADQAQAGVAAYAAGVAELAASCEASGAAPEYCARLSGLAEKGQEVSAGPAKVASGSAKLAEGLAPLGAGAEELAQGVTRYAAGAQEYAQGATAYAEGVAPFAEGASAYAKGAGELANGAAALTKGTGPLADGLNRLAQGLPQLFGGLQQASDAATRLASGSAELAQGSGQLSGGLDRLAAAAPQLAGGVSQAAGAADKLADGSSKLSTGADDLAAGANKASAGAKKLSGGADKLADGTRDARGGADKLSDGAGKLSNGAGDLNKGADKLANGLQDGAKKAPSYSAAERDRLGNVVAEPVRTEVTRMNQVPTYGYGLAPYFLSIGLWVGAMGIFFIIRPMPRRAIASVASPWRVALAGYAPAALLGVIQALTAVLVLHFWVGIKAAHLGGLLAMAVLVSLVFVAINHSLVSALGTKGRFIALILVVLQLSAAGATYPIESSPRFFQVLHSWLPMTHGVNAFRALMAGGGVGIGSSVSALLAWMLAAAVITLYAARSQRMWDMARLRPRLAI; via the coding sequence ATGTCCTTTCTCCCCTCAATGAGCAGCCCCGAGCTTGCCCGGTTCCGCAACGGCTGGTTCAGCCGTGTCGTTCTCATCGCCCTGATCGCGGTGCCGACGCTGTACGGCGGCCTGCTCACCTGGTCCAACCGCGATGTCACAACGCACCTGCGTGGGATGCCCGCAGCGGTGGTCAACGAAGACGAGCTGGTCAACATCACGACGGCAGACGGGAAGAAACAACCCGTCATGGTGGGGCGGTTGATCGCCGGTGAGCTGACGACCAGCACAGATCCACAAAACCTCGACTGGAACCTCACGGATGCCGAGACGGCGAAGAAGGGCCTGGAGGACGGGACCTACTACGCGGTTTTGACCATCCCCAAGGATTTCTCGGCCGCGGCCACCTCGACTGCCGACTCCGACAAGGCGCGTCCGGCCACAATGGAGTTGAAAACCAACGATGCCGTGAGTTACCTGGCCGGCAACATCGCCAAGTCGATCGGGCGGGTGACCGCCCAACAGGCAGGAAAGAGCCTGTCCTCGCAATACCTGGACCGGGTCTACCTGGGCTTGAACGACGTGAAGTCCAGCCTGGCCAAAGCGGGGGACGGCGCTGACAAACTAGCGGATGGCTCCGGCGAACTCGCTGATGGCGCCGCCCAGTTGGATGACGGCGCAGGCTCTTTGACGGTGGGTCTCTCCCAGCTGGCCAAGGGCGCTGACACCCTGGCTGACGGAACCGACAATCTTGCTGGCGGCGTCGGTGCGTTGGCAGGCGGCGCGGGACAGTTGCGCAATGGCGCGGGGCAGGTCGCCCAGGGCAACGCCGCTTTGAGCGATGGGCTTTCCACGCTGTCCTCGGCGACGGCCGCCCTGCCGAAGCAGACCGCCCAGCTGGCCGCCGGTGGTCGCTCGGTCGCCGATGGCAACAAGCAACTAGCCCAAGGCACAGCAGCCTTGGCCCAAGGCCTGCAGGCCGCCTCGGCCAGTACCGGAGAGCTGCCCCAACAGATCGCCGCGCTGGCCCAGGGCGCCACGCAGCTCAACGAGGGTGTGCAGAAGCTTGGCGGTGGCGGTAACGCTCTTGCCCCGGCCGCGGAGAAGCTCGCTACCGGCGCGGCGCAGCTGCGCACCGGCGCCGACGGACTCACCACTGGCGCTGCCGGTCTGCGCACCGGCGCGGGGGACCTGGCCGAAGGAGCGCAGCGCTTGAATGCCGCCTCCACTCAGGCGACCTCTGGGGTACGCGAGCTGGCAGCGGGCGCCGATCAGGCGCAGGCGGGGGTAGCGGCCTACGCCGCTGGGGTGGCCGAATTGGCTGCCTCCTGCGAGGCCTCCGGCGCGGCGCCGGAGTACTGCGCACGCCTGAGCGGGTTGGCCGAGAAGGGGCAGGAGGTCAGCGCAGGTCCGGCAAAGGTCGCCAGCGGCTCAGCGAAGCTGGCTGAGGGTTTGGCACCGCTGGGGGCCGGTGCTGAGGAATTAGCCCAGGGCGTCACCCGCTACGCCGCCGGCGCGCAGGAATATGCCCAGGGGGCAACGGCTTACGCCGAAGGTGTCGCCCCGTTCGCTGAAGGTGCCAGCGCTTACGCAAAAGGCGCCGGCGAACTGGCCAACGGCGCGGCCGCGCTGACCAAGGGAACGGGTCCGTTGGCTGACGGCCTCAATCGCTTGGCGCAAGGGCTGCCGCAATTGTTCGGCGGACTGCAACAGGCCTCTGATGCAGCGACCCGGCTCGCGAGCGGTTCGGCCGAACTTGCCCAAGGCTCTGGTCAGTTGAGCGGCGGTCTGGACCGGCTGGCGGCTGCTGCACCGCAGCTCGCCGGCGGGGTGTCGCAGGCCGCTGGTGCCGCCGACAAACTGGCTGATGGTTCCAGCAAGCTCTCCACGGGTGCCGATGATCTGGCAGCGGGGGCGAACAAAGCCTCGGCCGGTGCGAAGAAGCTTTCCGGCGGGGCCGACAAACTCGCCGACGGAACCCGCGATGCCCGTGGGGGAGCGGACAAGCTCTCCGACGGCGCCGGCAAACTTTCCAACGGCGCCGGGGATCTGAACAAGGGCGCCGACAAGCTGGCTAACGGTCTGCAGGATGGCGCCAAGAAGGCACCCTCCTATTCAGCGGCCGAACGCGACCGCTTGGGCAACGTCGTCGCCGAGCCGGTGCGCACCGAAGTGACCCGGATGAACCAGGTACCCACCTACGGTTACGGCTTGGCCCCCTACTTCCTCTCGATCGGGTTGTGGGTCGGTGCAATGGGCATCTTCTTCATCATCCGTCCCATGCCTCGGCGGGCCATTGCCTCGGTCGCTTCGCCCTGGCGAGTAGCGCTGGCCGGTTATGCACCGGCTGCCTTGCTCGGGGTCATCCAAGCCCTGACTGCGGTGCTCGTGCTCCACTTCTGGGTGGGGATCAAGGCGGCGCACCTGGGCGGTCTGCTAGCGATGGCGGTCCTGGTCTCGCTGGTGTTCGTGGCCATCAACCACTCGTTGGTCTCGGCACTGGGCACCAAGGGGCGGTTCATCGCCTTGATCCTGGTCGTGCTGCAGCTTTCCGCCGCGGGTGCCACGTACCCGATCGAGAGTTCGCCGCGCTTCTTCCAGGTGTTGCACTCCTGGCTGCCGATGACGCACGGCGTGAACGCTTTCCGAGCGTTGATGGCCGGCGGCGGTGTGGGCATCGGCTCGTCGGTCTCGGCGCTGCTGGCGTGGATGCTGGCGGCAGCGGTCATCACGCTGTACGCGGCCCGTTCGCAGCGCATGTGGGACATGGCCCGGCTGCGGCCTCGGCTGGCCATCTAG
- a CDS encoding zinc ribbon domain-containing protein: protein MKADAHRQWRLLDLQKLDTRLAQIAHRMANLPEAAAYQQAVAELDELDSKLVRARTQDSDVERERAKAEADVQLVRDRAARNQARLDAGTGSSKDLQALQSELASLARRQSELEEIELDVMERAETAHAIVTKLEQMRPERAEAVELAETAQAQARSALEEEAENHRRRRTDVAAGVGDDLLALYEKILASTGMGAAELRERRCEGCRLELMRADLDRFAKAPEDEILRCEECQRILVRTGESGL from the coding sequence GTGAAGGCTGACGCCCACCGCCAGTGGCGGCTACTCGACCTGCAGAAGCTCGACACTCGCCTGGCTCAGATCGCTCACCGGATGGCTAATCTGCCCGAAGCTGCCGCCTATCAGCAGGCCGTTGCCGAACTCGACGAACTGGACAGCAAACTGGTCCGGGCTCGCACCCAGGACTCCGACGTGGAACGCGAACGCGCAAAGGCCGAGGCTGACGTGCAGCTTGTGCGAGACCGCGCTGCCCGCAACCAAGCGCGCCTGGACGCCGGGACCGGCAGTTCCAAAGACCTACAAGCGCTGCAGTCGGAGTTGGCCTCGCTGGCCCGTCGGCAGAGCGAACTGGAAGAGATCGAACTGGACGTGATGGAGCGGGCCGAAACGGCGCATGCCATCGTGACGAAGCTGGAACAGATGCGCCCCGAGCGGGCCGAAGCGGTGGAACTCGCCGAGACCGCGCAGGCGCAGGCCAGGTCGGCGCTGGAAGAGGAAGCTGAGAATCATCGTCGTCGTCGCACTGACGTCGCAGCCGGTGTTGGAGACGACCTGCTTGCTCTTTACGAGAAGATCCTGGCTTCCACCGGCATGGGAGCAGCCGAGCTGCGCGAACGTCGCTGCGAGGGGTGCCGCCTGGAGCTCATGCGGGCTGACCTGGACCGGTTCGCTAAGGCGCCGGAGGATGAGATTCTGCGTTGCGAGGAGTGCCAGCGGATTCTTGTGCGTACCGGCGAGTCCGGTCTGTGA
- a CDS encoding RNB domain-containing ribonuclease: protein MPSHRVTLLVPSGESAASGQAPLADPAPLRAAFARIRQEYEVPSDFPADVLAEARQVASNPTHDDLPDLRDVPFFTIDPAGSMDLDQAMALERLDDGYRVRYAIADVPAVVRLGGAIDAEARRRGQTIYLPDGRSPLHPPVLSEDAASLLPGQDRSAFVWDLELGSDGEPRRAQVARARVRSRRRWDYQEAQAAIDQLSAAGEPAQSQDLSQLALLREIGQLRIEAERVRGGASLPMPEQEVHAEVGGYRLRFRPPVPAEEWNAQISLLTGMAAASIMLEGGVGLLRTMPTPQASAIATFRRQAEALGVSWPAEVSYGELLRGLDRDNPAHLALVHEATSLFRGAGYTPFEGQPPEQPLHAAVAAPYAHVTAPLRRLVDRFGLLVCAALCAGEEVPAQVREILPLLPDLMRTSDQRASAVDRACTDAVEAAELAGRVGQEFPAVVVDDRGAKGLLVQVLDPAVVAPCEPGAELGSRVRVRLEEADIQARSVRFSVSG, encoded by the coding sequence ATGCCTTCCCATCGCGTGACCCTGCTGGTGCCCTCGGGTGAGTCCGCTGCTTCCGGCCAGGCGCCCCTAGCCGATCCTGCTCCGCTGCGAGCCGCCTTCGCGCGAATTCGCCAAGAGTATGAGGTCCCCAGTGACTTCCCGGCCGATGTGCTGGCCGAAGCCCGTCAGGTCGCCTCGAACCCGACCCACGATGACTTGCCGGATCTGCGCGACGTCCCCTTCTTCACCATCGACCCGGCCGGCAGCATGGACCTCGACCAGGCGATGGCACTGGAACGTCTGGACGACGGCTACCGGGTCCGCTACGCAATCGCCGATGTCCCGGCCGTGGTTCGTCTCGGAGGCGCAATCGACGCCGAGGCCAGGCGACGCGGTCAGACGATCTACCTACCGGACGGGCGTTCGCCGCTGCACCCGCCGGTGCTGAGCGAAGACGCCGCCAGCCTGCTGCCGGGCCAGGACCGGTCGGCGTTCGTGTGGGATCTGGAATTGGGCTCCGACGGTGAACCCCGGCGAGCGCAGGTGGCCCGGGCTCGGGTGCGCAGCCGACGTCGTTGGGATTACCAGGAAGCACAAGCGGCCATCGACCAACTCAGCGCGGCGGGGGAGCCGGCGCAGAGCCAGGACCTGTCCCAGTTGGCCTTGCTCCGGGAGATCGGCCAGTTGCGCATCGAAGCCGAACGAGTCCGCGGCGGCGCCAGCCTGCCGATGCCCGAGCAGGAAGTGCACGCCGAAGTCGGCGGCTACCGCCTCCGCTTCCGCCCGCCGGTGCCCGCCGAGGAATGGAACGCGCAGATCTCGTTGCTCACCGGGATGGCGGCAGCCTCGATCATGTTGGAGGGCGGTGTCGGTCTGTTGCGCACGATGCCGACGCCACAAGCCTCGGCCATCGCAACCTTCCGTCGCCAAGCCGAAGCGCTCGGGGTGTCGTGGCCTGCGGAGGTCTCCTACGGTGAACTGCTGCGCGGCCTCGACCGGGACAATCCCGCCCACCTGGCCCTGGTCCATGAGGCGACCAGCCTGTTCCGCGGCGCCGGGTACACCCCCTTCGAGGGCCAGCCACCCGAACAGCCCTTGCATGCTGCGGTTGCCGCGCCCTACGCCCATGTCACGGCCCCGCTCCGGCGTCTCGTAGATCGGTTCGGGCTTCTGGTGTGCGCCGCGTTGTGCGCCGGTGAGGAAGTCCCGGCGCAGGTGCGCGAGATACTGCCACTGCTGCCGGACCTGATGCGCACCTCCGACCAACGCGCCTCGGCAGTGGATCGGGCGTGCACCGACGCTGTCGAGGCGGCTGAACTGGCCGGCCGAGTAGGCCAGGAGTTCCCCGCGGTGGTGGTGGACGATCGCGGCGCCAAGGGTCTGCTGGTGCAAGTGCTCGACCCGGCTGTGGTCGCTCCGTGCGAGCCCGGAGCAGAGTTGGGCTCGCGGGTGCGGGTACGCCTGGAGGAGGCCGACATTCAGGCCCGTTCGGTGCGTTTCAGCGTGTCTGGTTGA
- a CDS encoding TetR/AcrR family transcriptional regulator, translating into MTIEKTASDNPDCAQTCQPVSARRQATRDRLLDAAQAVFAAKGVHGASVEDICEAAGFTRGALYSNFADKEELTRALLERQRNRQLAQVDLTTITEDMVKTIELLLRHHQPDREFYLIQSELTLHALREPEVARPALEADRALRDRLETLISAGMARLGLEPVVEVRDLAEAVLGISERSMKTSFLDPESSDPLRLARLLLPPLLSAFTRSA; encoded by the coding sequence ATGACCATCGAGAAGACGGCCAGTGACAATCCCGATTGTGCCCAGACCTGTCAGCCCGTATCCGCACGACGACAGGCCACCCGGGATCGGCTGCTGGATGCCGCCCAGGCAGTCTTCGCTGCCAAAGGCGTCCATGGGGCTTCTGTTGAAGATATCTGCGAGGCAGCAGGATTCACCCGCGGTGCGCTGTACTCCAACTTCGCCGATAAGGAAGAGCTGACTCGGGCACTTCTGGAACGCCAGCGGAATCGACAACTGGCCCAGGTCGATCTGACGACCATCACCGAAGACATGGTCAAGACCATCGAGCTGCTGTTACGCCACCATCAGCCTGACCGCGAGTTCTACCTCATTCAATCCGAGTTGACCTTGCACGCGTTGCGCGAACCCGAGGTGGCCCGCCCCGCCCTCGAGGCCGACCGGGCGCTGCGTGACCGGTTGGAAACCCTGATCAGCGCCGGAATGGCACGCCTGGGACTGGAGCCGGTCGTGGAGGTGCGCGACCTTGCCGAGGCCGTCCTGGGGATCTCCGAACGCAGCATGAAGACCAGCTTCCTGGACCCCGAATCCAGCGACCCGCTTCGCCTGGCGCGCCTGCTGCTCCCGCCGCTGCTTTCTGCTTTCACCCGCTCCGCCTAG
- a CDS encoding MMPL family transporter has protein sequence MSSALFDLGRFCYRRGRLVLLMWLLALAVIGGTAGLLGKGTTEIYEIPGSAGQQALDDLEGRFPELAGAAAQVVVVTPQGQKITDAPARAQVEALVERLKDIDEVTEVGDPFDKNVEGALSEDGRAALVTAQLDVGRTDVDPATLTDIEEAAATTRAAGYTVETGGGAYMAPTPKLSLLEAVGLVIALLVLLATFRSLLAAAMPLTSALVGAAGTGALVWLLTAAIDVPGTAPLLALMIGIAVGIDYSLFLLSRHREQLAEGMELEESAALATATAGGAVVFAGITVIIALLGLLIAGLPFLSIMGIAAAGGVAVAVTASITFLPALMGVAGERLLPSSARAYAATARRERAEGEAAALTQSEQSDEAELSDEAQPSAADQAVPAQRAEVGTAAARTITAPAVPAADNGTADEVSAQATATAAQDGPPRDSRRAQLAQRKDKRGWARSWVRAAIRIPALTCLLVTGALVALAAPATDLRLALPDNGTMATSQSARRTYDLVSQHFGPGANGPLIVTVDVVASNDPVKLIDDIEAEVAATPGVERISLATPNRKVDTGVIIVVPEGGPTDDSTRQLVRDLRDLAPVLENKYDTNVAVTGQTAIEIDVSERLSKVLLPFAMVVMGLSLVLLMTVFRSFIVPLTATLGFLLSTAAAFGVVVGVFQYGWLADTLGVTRVGPVISFMPIILMGVLFGLAMDYQVFLVSRMREEYVRGGDPRAAVERGFVSSGPVVAAAAAIMVAVFAAFVPHGDANLKPIALGLTVGVFLDAFIVRMIFVPAALTLFGHATWAFPRALDRLLPHLDVEGEVIHNHLQRSREVREHPERVIETRELSVSGPQGVVFSDLNLHVDQGTLCVLHGPDGSGKTAAVLTLGGRMRFDSGDVEIAGLVLPEQSGGVQRKVALAELPGVNDLDEALSVRDHIAERLATRTLLPWARRQDVQGVLAHIAGALEAAQQASPDEVPRTNLDPETRVGDLSGIERSIVGIALALVGSPPIVAIDETGDLRSRAARRAVIVAVGWFIRTAPQPLTVIATSTESVARDRLAQVAGLANEQVCIVALQPTTAKVGL, from the coding sequence GTGTCGTCTGCCCTGTTTGACCTCGGCCGGTTCTGCTACCGGCGGGGACGACTCGTTCTGCTCATGTGGCTGCTGGCCCTTGCGGTCATCGGTGGCACCGCGGGACTACTCGGTAAGGGAACTACCGAGATCTACGAGATTCCCGGCTCAGCCGGGCAGCAGGCGCTGGATGATCTAGAAGGGCGGTTCCCCGAGCTGGCAGGGGCGGCCGCGCAGGTCGTCGTGGTGACTCCGCAGGGTCAGAAGATCACCGACGCCCCGGCCCGCGCGCAGGTCGAAGCCCTCGTGGAGCGGCTCAAAGACATCGACGAGGTCACTGAGGTCGGTGATCCGTTCGATAAGAACGTCGAAGGGGCGCTGAGCGAAGACGGCCGCGCAGCACTGGTGACGGCCCAGCTCGATGTGGGTCGAACCGACGTCGATCCGGCAACGCTGACAGACATCGAAGAGGCTGCGGCTACGACACGTGCGGCCGGCTACACCGTGGAGACCGGGGGCGGCGCCTACATGGCGCCCACCCCCAAGTTGTCCCTGCTGGAAGCAGTGGGCCTGGTCATCGCGCTGTTAGTGCTGCTGGCGACGTTCCGCTCGTTGCTGGCAGCTGCGATGCCGCTGACCTCGGCGCTCGTCGGGGCCGCAGGCACCGGTGCGCTGGTGTGGCTGCTGACCGCTGCGATCGACGTTCCCGGCACCGCGCCGCTGTTGGCGCTGATGATCGGTATCGCTGTCGGTATCGACTACTCGTTGTTCCTGCTGTCCCGCCACCGCGAACAACTGGCCGAGGGGATGGAGCTGGAAGAGTCAGCCGCCCTGGCAACGGCCACTGCCGGTGGGGCCGTCGTGTTCGCCGGAATCACCGTCATCATCGCCCTGCTGGGTCTACTCATTGCCGGTTTGCCGTTCCTGTCGATCATGGGTATCGCGGCGGCAGGGGGCGTGGCCGTGGCCGTCACCGCATCCATCACCTTCCTGCCGGCGTTGATGGGGGTCGCCGGTGAGCGGCTGCTGCCCTCGAGTGCGCGCGCCTACGCAGCCACGGCACGGCGCGAACGCGCCGAAGGTGAAGCCGCCGCCCTGACGCAGAGCGAGCAGAGCGACGAAGCTGAGCTCAGTGATGAGGCGCAGCCGTCGGCTGCCGACCAGGCGGTACCGGCGCAGCGTGCCGAGGTCGGCACTGCCGCAGCACGAACGATCACCGCTCCGGCGGTACCTGCGGCCGACAACGGCACCGCTGATGAGGTCAGTGCCCAGGCCACTGCCACTGCGGCCCAAGACGGGCCGCCTCGCGACAGCCGCAGGGCGCAACTTGCCCAGCGCAAGGACAAGCGCGGTTGGGCGCGCAGCTGGGTGCGGGCAGCGATCCGGATTCCGGCCTTGACCTGCCTGCTGGTGACTGGGGCGTTGGTGGCTTTGGCCGCACCTGCCACCGACCTGCGTTTAGCGCTGCCTGACAACGGCACGATGGCCACCTCGCAAAGCGCACGCCGCACCTACGATCTCGTTTCGCAGCACTTCGGTCCCGGCGCGAACGGTCCATTGATCGTCACCGTGGATGTGGTCGCGTCCAACGACCCGGTCAAGCTCATCGACGACATCGAGGCCGAAGTCGCGGCGACCCCGGGCGTGGAACGCATCAGCCTGGCGACGCCGAACCGCAAGGTGGACACCGGCGTCATCATCGTCGTCCCGGAGGGCGGACCGACTGACGACTCCACCCGGCAGCTCGTTCGTGACCTGCGCGATCTGGCGCCTGTCCTAGAAAACAAGTACGACACCAACGTCGCTGTCACCGGGCAGACCGCCATCGAGATCGACGTCTCGGAGCGGCTGAGCAAGGTTTTGCTGCCTTTCGCCATGGTCGTCATGGGCCTGTCGCTGGTGCTGCTGATGACGGTCTTCCGCTCCTTCATCGTGCCGCTGACCGCAACGCTGGGCTTCTTGCTGTCGACGGCGGCGGCCTTCGGGGTTGTCGTCGGCGTCTTCCAGTACGGCTGGCTCGCCGACACCCTCGGGGTAACCCGCGTGGGCCCGGTGATCAGCTTCATGCCGATCATCTTGATGGGTGTGCTGTTCGGCCTGGCGATGGACTATCAGGTCTTCCTCGTCTCGCGAATGCGGGAAGAGTACGTGCGCGGCGGGGACCCTCGGGCCGCAGTCGAGCGCGGTTTCGTCTCCTCCGGGCCCGTAGTCGCAGCCGCGGCGGCCATCATGGTCGCGGTGTTCGCCGCCTTCGTGCCACACGGTGACGCCAACCTCAAACCCATCGCCCTAGGCCTGACCGTCGGTGTCTTCCTCGACGCCTTCATCGTGCGGATGATCTTCGTGCCGGCCGCGTTGACTCTGTTCGGTCACGCAACGTGGGCGTTCCCGCGGGCGCTGGACCGGCTACTGCCGCACCTGGACGTCGAAGGCGAAGTGATCCACAACCACCTGCAGCGTTCTCGCGAAGTGCGAGAGCACCCCGAGCGGGTCATCGAGACGCGCGAGTTGTCTGTCAGTGGGCCTCAGGGAGTCGTCTTCTCCGACCTCAACCTGCACGTGGATCAAGGCACCTTGTGTGTTCTGCACGGACCCGACGGCTCCGGTAAGACCGCAGCCGTGCTCACCCTGGGTGGGCGGATGCGCTTCGATTCCGGTGACGTCGAGATCGCCGGTCTGGTGCTGCCCGAACAATCGGGCGGGGTGCAACGCAAGGTCGCCTTGGCCGAGCTGCCCGGGGTGAACGACCTCGATGAGGCGCTCAGCGTCCGTGACCACATCGCCGAGCGCCTGGCAACCCGCACGTTGCTGCCCTGGGCGCGACGCCAGGATGTCCAAGGCGTACTCGCCCACATCGCGGGGGCTCTCGAAGCTGCCCAACAGGCCTCTCCGGATGAGGTGCCCCGCACCAACCTCGACCCCGAAACCCGGGTCGGCGATTTGAGCGGTATCGAGCGTTCCATCGTCGGAATCGCCTTGGCGCTGGTCGGCTCGCCGCCGATCGTCGCTATCGATGAGACGGGTGATCTTCGTTCCCGCGCGGCTCGCCGTGCCGTCATCGTGGCTGTCGGATGGTTCATCCGTACCGCGCCACAACCCTTGACCGTTATTGCAACGAGCACCGAGAGCGTCGCCCGCGACCGTCTCGCGCAGGTCGCCGGCCTGGCGAACGAGCAGGTCTGCATCGTTGCCTTGCAGCCCACGACAGCAAAGGTGGGGCTCTGA